The following are encoded together in the Flavihumibacter fluvii genome:
- a CDS encoding queuosine precursor transporter, translating into MIHNIIRDKPTRLFIFLGGFFIANAVIAEIIGVKIFSLEDTFGFTKASFTLLGESGLSFDLTVGVLPWPIVFIMTDIINEYYGVRGVRFLSVLTAALIAFAFIVFYFSIHTSAAGWWRESQVANGVPDMQAAYSQILGQGMNIIFASLTAFLVGQLTDALVFKKIKQFTGEKRIWMRATVSTLFSQLVDTIVVSYVYLYFSLGFSFPRVTAIAMVGYTYKFTIAILCTPLIYLIHAVIEKYLGREQAANMKKSAMEMQKIS; encoded by the coding sequence ATGATTCATAATATCATTAGAGACAAGCCTACCCGCTTATTTATATTCTTAGGCGGATTTTTTATTGCCAATGCTGTTATAGCAGAAATCATTGGTGTAAAAATATTTTCACTGGAAGATACCTTTGGATTTACAAAAGCCAGTTTTACTTTGCTGGGCGAATCCGGATTATCGTTCGATCTTACGGTTGGCGTTTTGCCCTGGCCTATCGTATTTATTATGACTGATATCATTAATGAGTATTATGGGGTGCGTGGCGTACGGTTCCTTTCTGTTCTTACTGCTGCTTTGATTGCTTTTGCATTCATCGTATTTTATTTTTCAATACATACCAGCGCCGCCGGCTGGTGGCGTGAATCACAGGTGGCTAATGGCGTTCCTGATATGCAGGCCGCCTATTCCCAGATACTGGGGCAGGGGATGAATATTATTTTTGCTTCACTTACTGCATTCCTGGTTGGCCAGTTAACAGATGCCCTGGTATTTAAGAAAATCAAGCAATTTACCGGTGAAAAAAGAATCTGGATGCGCGCAACCGTATCCACCTTATTTTCCCAGTTGGTCGATACTATCGTGGTCTCTTACGTATATCTCTATTTTTCATTGGGGTTTTCATTTCCAAGGGTAACCGCAATTGCAATGGTTGGCTATACTTATAAGTTTACTATAGCTATATTGTGTACACCCCTTATTTACCTGATTCATGCAGTTATTGAAAAATACCTGGGCCGGGAGCAAGCGGCAAACATGAAAAAATCAGCCATGGAAATGCAAAAGATTAGTTAA
- a CDS encoding glycosyltransferase family 2 protein gives MSLSIIIVNYKSEQLIIDSLQSFLPASVIDPEIIIVDNDSGDERLAKLIDAFPQIRLIKMGYNAGFARANNEGIKQSSNEVVLLLNPDTLAPNQAIDRCYTQFSQDKYVACGVQLLNADGSPQISGNYFMKGGLNNLLPLPILGEFLKWLGESFGVKKPNLPDSNAQVEVDWINGAFLMVRKSIIQQAGLLDEDFFLYAEEIEWCSRLRKTGPLCIYGEIKVTHLQGETANENFGSSGKGYYNLYDKKGLQILVSNFLRIRKQFGIAWFLFHLTIYLLEIPVLLLGYLVRQISARKTYSFSMVQGYMANMVRLAALTPRIIRNRPYFYKVL, from the coding sequence TTGAGCTTATCCATCATCATAGTTAATTATAAATCGGAGCAACTGATCATTGATTCTTTGCAGTCGTTCCTGCCTGCATCGGTAATTGATCCGGAAATCATCATTGTTGACAATGATTCCGGGGATGAGCGCCTGGCAAAACTGATCGACGCATTCCCGCAAATCAGGCTGATTAAAATGGGCTATAATGCCGGTTTCGCCCGTGCAAATAATGAAGGCATAAAACAATCATCTAATGAGGTGGTTTTACTGCTGAATCCTGATACCCTGGCACCCAACCAGGCTATTGATCGATGCTACACGCAATTCAGCCAGGATAAATACGTTGCCTGCGGCGTTCAGTTGTTGAATGCAGATGGAAGTCCCCAGATCTCTGGTAACTATTTTATGAAGGGCGGACTGAACAACCTTTTGCCTTTGCCTATCCTGGGCGAGTTCCTCAAATGGCTGGGGGAATCATTCGGGGTAAAAAAGCCCAATTTGCCAGATAGTAATGCACAGGTAGAAGTTGACTGGATCAATGGTGCTTTCCTGATGGTCAGGAAAAGCATCATTCAACAGGCCGGGCTGCTTGATGAAGATTTCTTCTTGTATGCCGAAGAGATCGAATGGTGTTCCAGGCTAAGGAAAACCGGACCGTTGTGTATTTATGGCGAAATAAAAGTTACCCACCTGCAGGGTGAAACAGCCAATGAAAACTTCGGCTCATCAGGAAAAGGCTATTATAACCTGTATGACAAAAAAGGATTGCAGATCCTGGTATCGAATTTCCTGCGCATCAGGAAACAATTTGGGATTGCCTGGTTTCTCTTTCACTTAACTATTTACTTACTTGAAATTCCGGTTTTATTGCTGGGCTATTTGGTCAGGCAAATTTCTGCCAGGAAAACATATTCCTTTTCCATGGTTCAGGGGTACATGGCTAATATGGTCAGGCTGGCCGCACTTACCCCCCGTATCATCAGGAACAGGCCTTACTTCTATAAAGTGCTCTGA
- a CDS encoding YfhO family protein: MKSTWFKTAIPHILAIVLFLLIAVIYCQPAIQGKVLEQHDIIGWKGMAQQSFEFKEKYGHFPLWTNSLFSGMPAYTIAYDGPAIQTIILQPIITLGLPVPISFFFLACLAFYFMCLVFRINPYISAMAAIAYAYATFDPIIIAVGHNTQMMAIAYAPAVIGSLILIYQRKYLAGAALLALFFGLQISTQHVQVVYYTSIIMALITIAYLVNSVREKQLREIFPALGVALVAALVGLGTYAVTWLPLQEYSHESMRGGKSELTLSDSTNKSKGGLNKDYAFFYGSYGIAETFSIFTPGIYGGGSAGRAFKPGKSAFAEKLTEAGVPEESAIQFANSYAYWGNQPGHAGPVYLGSIICFLFIVALVFTRSWHKWWIVAAVIFAIFLSWGKNFSSLNYFIFDYLPLYNKFRAPSMALVIPQLLFPLMAALGLQELIAAKMPKELAWKKFKTAVYITGGVFALLLAFYLTADFAGPNDAALKEQLSGMMLNGAQGNVTPQIQQQAAAFGQTVVRSLQDDRQGLFTSDLLRSFLLIAIAVVLIGAYLKDKITQQVLLAGVLVASSFDLIGVAARYLNAENYVEKEAFENSFQPTAADLEILKDTNKPFRVFDQIDNQGPFNGSRASYFHNSVGGYSPAKLSLYNDLIEKQLSKGNMNVFNMLNTRYFIGTNPANNQPVAQLNTGAFGAAWLVKSIKYVKNADEEMQALDSTNLKDIAVIQQKYASIGGQSPTYDSTASIQWVENLNDKIVYKTKSASNQFAVFSEIHYDKGWNAYVDGKLAPYVKVDYVLRGMAIPAGDHTIEFRFEPASVTISKTITTVCAILVYLLLALTAWQAWRSRKT; this comes from the coding sequence ATGAAATCAACCTGGTTTAAAACCGCAATCCCCCATATTCTTGCAATTGTCCTGTTTCTGCTGATCGCCGTTATTTATTGCCAGCCAGCAATCCAGGGCAAAGTTTTGGAGCAGCACGATATTATCGGTTGGAAAGGAATGGCCCAGCAATCCTTTGAATTCAAGGAAAAATATGGGCATTTCCCTTTATGGACGAATAGTTTATTTAGCGGAATGCCTGCATATACCATTGCCTATGATGGCCCGGCTATCCAAACCATTATACTGCAACCAATTATTACGCTTGGATTACCTGTTCCCATCAGTTTTTTCTTCCTGGCTTGTTTAGCTTTTTATTTTATGTGCCTGGTCTTCAGGATCAATCCTTATATCAGTGCAATGGCGGCAATTGCCTATGCGTATGCCACATTCGACCCCATCATCATAGCAGTGGGCCATAATACACAGATGATGGCCATAGCTTATGCCCCTGCGGTAATTGGATCACTTATCCTCATATATCAACGCAAATATTTGGCGGGTGCTGCACTACTGGCTTTGTTCTTTGGGCTTCAGATCAGTACACAACACGTTCAGGTAGTGTATTATACCAGTATTATTATGGCACTGATCACCATTGCCTATTTGGTGAATAGTGTCCGTGAAAAACAATTACGGGAAATATTTCCAGCTTTAGGAGTGGCCCTCGTTGCAGCCCTGGTTGGCCTGGGTACCTATGCAGTAACCTGGCTTCCGCTGCAGGAATATTCGCATGAGTCCATGCGCGGTGGTAAATCAGAACTTACCCTTTCTGACAGTACTAATAAGTCGAAAGGTGGATTGAATAAAGATTATGCCTTTTTTTACGGTAGTTATGGCATAGCGGAGACCTTTTCAATATTTACACCTGGCATCTATGGTGGCGGAAGCGCTGGCAGGGCATTTAAGCCAGGCAAATCGGCCTTTGCGGAAAAACTAACAGAAGCAGGTGTTCCTGAAGAAAGTGCTATCCAGTTTGCAAACAGCTACGCCTATTGGGGCAACCAACCCGGCCATGCTGGTCCGGTTTACCTGGGGTCCATCATCTGCTTCCTTTTTATAGTAGCATTGGTTTTTACCAGGAGCTGGCACAAATGGTGGATAGTAGCAGCCGTGATATTTGCGATATTTTTATCCTGGGGCAAAAACTTCTCCTCACTCAATTATTTTATTTTCGATTATCTCCCCTTGTATAATAAATTCCGGGCGCCTTCCATGGCCCTTGTCATTCCGCAATTGTTGTTCCCTTTAATGGCGGCACTTGGATTACAGGAATTGATAGCTGCAAAAATGCCAAAAGAGTTAGCCTGGAAAAAATTCAAAACTGCTGTTTATATTACTGGTGGTGTATTTGCCTTACTGCTTGCTTTTTACCTGACGGCAGATTTTGCAGGACCGAATGATGCCGCATTGAAGGAACAATTATCGGGTATGATGTTAAATGGCGCCCAGGGCAACGTAACCCCGCAAATCCAGCAACAAGCTGCTGCTTTTGGCCAGACTGTTGTGAGAAGTTTGCAGGACGACAGGCAGGGATTATTTACCAGCGACCTGCTCAGGAGTTTTTTATTAATTGCCATTGCTGTAGTATTGATAGGCGCATACCTGAAAGATAAAATCACGCAGCAGGTATTGTTGGCAGGGGTATTGGTGGCCAGTTCTTTTGACCTTATTGGCGTGGCAGCCAGGTACCTGAATGCCGAAAATTATGTAGAAAAGGAAGCATTTGAAAATTCTTTCCAACCCACAGCTGCTGACCTGGAAATTTTAAAAGATACCAATAAACCTTTCCGGGTATTTGACCAGATTGACAACCAGGGGCCTTTCAATGGATCCAGGGCATCCTATTTCCACAATTCAGTTGGCGGGTATAGTCCGGCTAAACTCAGCCTATATAACGACCTTATAGAAAAGCAATTATCAAAAGGAAATATGAATGTATTCAATATGTTGAATACACGGTATTTCATCGGTACCAACCCGGCCAATAACCAACCGGTGGCACAGCTTAATACAGGTGCATTTGGCGCAGCATGGCTGGTGAAATCCATCAAATATGTTAAGAATGCTGATGAAGAAATGCAGGCTTTGGATAGCACTAACCTTAAGGATATCGCAGTCATCCAACAGAAATACGCTTCAATCGGCGGGCAATCCCCCACTTATGATTCAACAGCAAGTATCCAGTGGGTAGAGAACCTCAATGATAAGATCGTTTACAAAACAAAATCTGCCAGCAACCAGTTTGCCGTCTTTAGTGAAATCCATTACGACAAAGGATGGAACGCCTATGTCGATGGAAAACTGGCACCCTATGTAAAGGTCGATTACGTGTTGCGTGGCATGGCCATACCAGCTGGAGACCATACGATTGAATTCAGGTTTGAACCTGCATCAGTAACCATCAGTAAAACCATTACTACTGTTTGTGCAATATTGGTTTACCTGCTGCTGGCCCTGACGGCCTGGCAAGCCTGGCGGTCAAGGAAAACTTAG
- a CDS encoding alkaline phosphatase family protein yields MKRHLLIGYLLISVSAFTQTQPAFVVNAHSHNDYEQLHPFESAYNEQFGSIEADVFLKDGQLLVAHEWNELNKNRTLKSLYLDKLSRKIAEHKGSVYADPKKSLQLLIDIKSASGPTLDTLVSLLRSYPAVINNPTIRIVISGNKPDEHLYSTYPSFILFDGRLGGEYSPQALDKIALLSDDFSQYSSWDGKGILPYADSLKIASLVGKAHGFKKPVRFWASPDSPNSWNQLIRLGVDYINTDRIGELSSFLQNPARYFYEEKLDNLSLHDDTVSLMPYNRIIRSAGSVIRFGDPNLENHALDVAALPGGKHVVVEDRYGIFILDLAQKKIFQRWSYSDQPGYQSYISTYSGIKVFNSGGKTWITWGASSHDSDAAVMLAEWTDSLKNISGIPVIKRDPASNALPNEVLVQNEGAETFLYVVLNGNDQLLKLRLRDKQIIWQSNTGMAPYGVTMANQKIYVTNWAGPRATDSTRERAGIPWGMVYTDPRTGATAAGTVSVIDPATGKLLKEISVGLHPNAIKAGRGGRFVYVSNGSDDKVSVINTRKDKVIENIGVGLIKGSKAYTGSTPNGLELSADNTNLYVSNGLDNAVAVVSLGKKSSVAGKGKSYIKGFIPTEAYPAGLVLVNNMLVVTNLESGGADVIQPSKNARSIHNQLGSVSLIPLPDNSQLETYTGQVFEMSLMGRVDAFQQPVRSGIAPVPVPARLGEPSTFKHVVYIIKENKTYDQVYGDLPAGRGDSSLCIFGNLITPNMHALAKQYGWMDNYYASGKSSAEGHQWTDAAMVSDYVEKNVRAWFRSYPHRQEDALVYNKSGFIWNQALDHGKSVRIFGEACKTIYDEKLGWSDIYSSYKAGHAPAWYNTSTIARIRPIISPYYPDCDNIAFNDQQRADEFIKEWKAYEAGDSLPNLMILSLPNDHSAGTSPGFPTPNAMVADNDLAVGRIVEAITTSKYWDSTVIFITQDDSQSGWDHISAYRTIGLVISPYSTGKLVTTNYNQTSMLRTIEQILGIPPMNIIDATAKPMFDCFGEVKKISRYTNLPNNIPLDEMNKGLNSLNGKARKFALQSLDEVFNEVDGGQDDKMNRILWFYAKGNQPYPLIRK; encoded by the coding sequence ATGAAGCGCCATCTTTTAATTGGCTACTTATTGATTTCAGTAAGTGCTTTTACGCAAACCCAACCTGCCTTTGTTGTTAATGCACATTCTCATAACGATTATGAACAATTGCACCCTTTTGAATCTGCCTATAATGAACAATTCGGCTCAATTGAGGCGGATGTTTTTTTGAAAGACGGACAATTGCTTGTTGCCCATGAATGGAATGAACTTAACAAAAATAGAACACTTAAAAGCCTCTACCTAGATAAGCTAAGCAGGAAAATAGCGGAGCATAAGGGTTCTGTTTATGCCGATCCAAAGAAGTCCTTGCAACTGTTGATTGATATTAAATCAGCATCAGGGCCTACCCTGGATACTTTAGTTTCCTTATTACGATCTTACCCGGCGGTCATCAATAATCCAACTATCCGGATCGTTATCAGTGGCAATAAGCCCGACGAACATTTATATTCAACCTATCCATCCTTTATTCTTTTTGATGGCAGGCTGGGCGGGGAGTATAGCCCGCAGGCCCTGGATAAAATAGCGCTCCTGAGTGATGATTTCTCTCAATATTCTTCATGGGATGGCAAGGGTATATTGCCGTATGCAGACAGCCTTAAAATTGCCAGCCTGGTCGGGAAGGCACATGGATTTAAAAAACCAGTTCGCTTCTGGGCCAGTCCGGATTCACCAAATTCCTGGAACCAGTTGATCCGATTGGGGGTAGATTATATCAATACAGATCGAATTGGTGAGTTGTCTTCCTTCCTGCAAAACCCGGCAAGGTATTTCTATGAAGAAAAACTCGATAACCTCAGCCTTCACGATGATACAGTTTCCTTAATGCCCTACAACCGGATCATCCGGTCAGCTGGTTCGGTGATTCGTTTTGGAGACCCCAACCTGGAAAATCATGCTCTCGATGTGGCCGCTTTACCTGGCGGTAAACATGTTGTGGTTGAAGACAGGTATGGCATTTTTATTCTTGACCTGGCCCAAAAAAAGATCTTTCAAAGATGGTCTTACAGTGACCAGCCAGGCTACCAATCATATATCAGTACCTACTCTGGAATAAAGGTTTTTAATAGTGGTGGAAAGACCTGGATTACCTGGGGAGCATCTTCGCACGATAGTGACGCTGCAGTGATGCTTGCGGAATGGACGGATAGCCTGAAAAACATATCAGGGATCCCGGTAATTAAAAGGGATCCTGCCTCAAATGCTTTACCCAATGAGGTATTGGTTCAAAACGAAGGTGCTGAAACCTTCCTGTATGTGGTCTTAAATGGCAATGATCAGCTGTTGAAATTAAGACTGCGGGATAAACAAATCATCTGGCAAAGCAATACGGGTATGGCACCTTATGGCGTCACGATGGCAAACCAGAAAATTTACGTTACGAACTGGGCAGGCCCCAGGGCAACCGATAGTACCAGGGAAAGAGCAGGAATTCCCTGGGGAATGGTCTACACTGATCCACGGACGGGTGCAACTGCTGCTGGTACTGTTTCCGTCATTGATCCTGCCACCGGCAAACTGTTGAAGGAGATTTCAGTGGGACTTCATCCAAATGCGATAAAAGCCGGGCGAGGTGGCCGGTTTGTATACGTAAGTAATGGTTCAGATGACAAGGTTTCGGTGATCAATACGCGAAAAGATAAGGTCATTGAAAATATAGGGGTTGGACTAATCAAAGGGTCGAAAGCATATACCGGCAGTACTCCCAATGGCCTGGAACTAAGTGCTGATAATACAAATTTGTATGTATCAAACGGCCTGGACAATGCAGTAGCGGTGGTAAGCCTGGGAAAAAAATCTTCAGTGGCAGGGAAAGGAAAATCTTACATAAAGGGCTTTATCCCAACAGAAGCGTATCCGGCTGGGTTAGTGCTGGTAAATAATATGCTGGTAGTAACGAATCTTGAGTCGGGTGGGGCTGATGTAATTCAGCCATCGAAGAATGCTCGGTCAATCCACAATCAACTTGGTTCGGTAAGCCTTATCCCCCTTCCTGATAATAGCCAACTTGAAACCTATACCGGGCAGGTTTTTGAAATGAGCCTTATGGGCCGGGTGGATGCATTTCAACAACCGGTTCGCAGCGGAATTGCTCCGGTACCGGTTCCAGCCCGGCTAGGGGAACCCTCTACATTTAAGCACGTTGTTTATATCATCAAGGAAAACAAGACCTATGACCAGGTATACGGGGATTTGCCTGCCGGTAGGGGTGATAGTTCCTTGTGTATTTTTGGGAACCTGATTACACCGAATATGCATGCCCTGGCCAAACAATATGGCTGGATGGACAATTACTATGCCTCGGGTAAATCTTCTGCTGAAGGACACCAGTGGACTGATGCTGCAATGGTTTCGGATTATGTTGAAAAAAATGTGCGCGCCTGGTTCCGAAGTTATCCGCACCGCCAGGAAGATGCACTGGTCTACAATAAAAGTGGTTTTATCTGGAACCAGGCCCTTGATCATGGTAAATCGGTGCGGATTTTTGGGGAAGCCTGCAAGACCATTTATGATGAAAAGCTTGGCTGGTCAGATATCTATTCATCCTATAAAGCCGGACATGCCCCTGCCTGGTATAACACCAGTACCATTGCCCGAATCCGCCCCATCATTTCTCCTTATTACCCCGATTGTGATAATATCGCTTTCAACGATCAGCAGCGTGCCGATGAATTTATTAAAGAGTGGAAAGCCTATGAGGCCGGCGACAGTTTACCGAACCTGATGATCCTTTCATTGCCGAATGATCACAGCGCTGGCACGTCCCCGGGATTTCCTACACCCAATGCAATGGTAGCTGATAATGACCTTGCTGTTGGTCGGATCGTAGAAGCAATTACTACCAGCAAATATTGGGATTCAACGGTCATATTTATTACCCAGGATGACTCACAGAGCGGATGGGACCATATATCCGCTTATCGCACTATAGGTTTGGTGATCAGTCCATATAGTACCGGCAAACTTGTTACTACCAACTATAACCAAACCTCCATGCTGCGTACGATTGAACAAATCCTTGGCATCCCACCCATGAATATTATTGATGCTACAGCAAAACCCATGTTCGATTGCTTTGGTGAAGTAAAAAAAATATCCCGGTATACAAATTTGCCAAATAATATACCACTCGATGAAATGAACAAAGGGCTCAACTCATTAAACGGGAAAGCCAGGAAGTTCGCACTTCAGTCATTAGATGAAGTATTTAATGAAGTTGATGGTGGACAAGATGATAAAATGAACCGGATATTATGGTTTTACGCGAAAGGCAATCAACCTTATCCGCTTATCAGGAAGTAA
- a CDS encoding glycosyltransferase family 2 protein: protein MQDISIIIITYNRPGDTLELLQTIEHLHHKMDILKEVILLNNASTSDYAPVVAFINQHPQTRVKYIEAPENLGVSKGRNYAAAMATGDIFFFLDDDIVLEDPEILPGIVRAFSRSTGIDRRLGVISCKVRYTENREVQVNAFPHKRYEQFKDAPWFLTGYYIGCAHAFLRKCWLEAGNYPEDFFYGMEEYDQSYRVLDAGYAIGYDASVEVFHKESPLGRAPKAEKLRMMWVNKSVVAWTYLPLLYFFTTALGWSAFYLRNSRFDLPGFLKGWIAVVKIPFTKLRRPIKNTSSAYLKQVQARLWF, encoded by the coding sequence ATGCAGGATATCAGTATAATAATTATTACCTATAACAGGCCCGGGGATACCCTTGAGTTACTCCAGACCATTGAACATTTGCATCATAAAATGGACATCCTGAAGGAAGTAATTTTACTGAACAATGCTTCCACCAGTGATTATGCGCCTGTTGTTGCTTTTATCAACCAGCATCCTCAAACCCGTGTAAAGTATATAGAGGCACCAGAAAACCTGGGTGTTTCGAAGGGGCGTAATTATGCTGCGGCTATGGCTACTGGTGATATCTTCTTTTTTTTGGATGATGATATAGTTTTGGAGGACCCCGAAATATTGCCTGGAATTGTGAGGGCATTTTCGAGGTCAACGGGAATCGACAGACGATTAGGGGTGATCAGTTGTAAAGTCAGGTATACCGAAAACAGGGAAGTACAGGTAAATGCATTCCCGCATAAGCGTTACGAACAGTTCAAGGATGCGCCCTGGTTCCTGACCGGGTATTATATTGGCTGTGCCCATGCTTTTTTAAGGAAATGCTGGCTGGAAGCTGGAAATTATCCGGAAGATTTCTTTTACGGAATGGAAGAATATGACCAGAGTTACAGGGTACTGGATGCAGGTTATGCCATAGGGTATGATGCTTCGGTTGAAGTCTTTCACAAGGAATCACCTTTGGGCAGAGCACCAAAGGCAGAAAAGCTGCGCATGATGTGGGTCAATAAATCGGTGGTTGCCTGGACTTACCTACCCCTGCTATATTTTTTTACGACGGCTTTGGGCTGGTCAGCATTTTACCTTAGAAATTCGCGGTTTGACCTCCCGGGATTTTTAAAAGGCTGGATAGCAGTGGTTAAAATTCCCTTTACAAAACTGCGCAGACCTATTAAAAATACCAGCAGCGCTTATTTAAAGCAGGTCCAGGCGCGTTTATGGTTCTGA